A window of Streptomyces sp. N50 contains these coding sequences:
- a CDS encoding NtaA/DmoA family FMN-dependent monooxygenase (This protein belongs to a clade of FMN-dependent monooxygenases, within a broader family of flavin-dependent oxidoreductases, the luciferase-like monooxygenase (LMM) family, some of whose members use coenzyme F420 rather than FMN.), translating to MTRTDPLDVPRPDAQLHFGVFFQGVNHWTVWSDPASGSQIDPANFRRVAQTAERGLFDAFFLGEGLRLREVDGRIHDLDVAGRPDAITQLAALAAVTDRIGLVSTSNTTFNEAADLARRLSGLDLLSEGRAGWNVVTTDNAWTGANFRRGGYLDHADRYRRAEEFLTVARALWDSWADKAVAGSADAPAWAAPGAVRQVRHQGPQFDVDLAPTLPRSAQGHPVIFQAGDSGEGRDFAARNADVIFSAHGNDFDDALAFADDLRRRLRAVGRPDDDLRILPGTEIIIGATEEEALEKKRWIRLQQVTPATALGIAGLLWGIDLFGRDADGPLPKEDPVVAENDGSFGARRIADPRQVVAEWREKADANRWSLRETVIALGPQRGHVGTPEGLADKFAHFVRHGAVDGFNVTPYLIPDGLDDIVDHLVPALQERGVYRTDYTGTTLREHLNLRAPLTHRTATA from the coding sequence ATGACCCGCACCGACCCCCTCGACGTCCCCCGCCCCGACGCCCAGCTCCACTTCGGCGTCTTCTTCCAGGGCGTCAACCACTGGACCGTCTGGTCGGACCCGGCCAGCGGCTCCCAGATCGACCCCGCCAACTTCCGGCGCGTCGCGCAGACCGCCGAGCGGGGCCTGTTCGACGCGTTCTTCCTGGGGGAGGGGCTGCGGCTGCGCGAGGTCGACGGTCGGATCCACGACCTCGACGTCGCCGGACGGCCCGACGCCATCACCCAACTCGCCGCGCTGGCAGCGGTGACGGACCGGATCGGTCTCGTCAGCACGTCCAACACCACCTTCAACGAAGCCGCCGACCTCGCCCGTCGTCTGTCCGGCCTCGACCTGCTCTCCGAGGGGCGGGCCGGCTGGAACGTGGTGACCACCGACAACGCCTGGACCGGCGCCAACTTCCGTCGCGGCGGCTACCTCGACCACGCCGACCGCTACCGCCGCGCCGAGGAGTTCCTCACCGTCGCCCGAGCGCTCTGGGACAGCTGGGCGGACAAGGCCGTGGCCGGCTCGGCCGACGCCCCGGCCTGGGCGGCACCCGGCGCCGTACGCCAAGTCCGCCACCAGGGACCGCAGTTCGACGTCGACCTCGCACCCACCCTGCCGCGCAGCGCCCAGGGACACCCGGTGATCTTCCAGGCCGGGGACTCCGGCGAGGGCCGGGACTTCGCGGCCCGCAACGCCGACGTCATCTTCTCCGCGCACGGCAACGACTTCGACGACGCGCTCGCCTTCGCCGACGATCTGCGGCGCCGGCTGAGGGCCGTCGGCCGACCCGACGACGACCTGCGCATCCTCCCCGGTACCGAGATCATCATCGGCGCCACGGAGGAGGAGGCCCTGGAGAAGAAGCGCTGGATCCGTCTCCAACAGGTCACGCCCGCGACCGCGTTGGGCATCGCCGGACTCCTGTGGGGCATCGACCTCTTCGGCCGCGACGCCGACGGGCCGTTGCCCAAGGAGGACCCGGTCGTCGCCGAGAACGACGGTTCCTTCGGCGCACGGCGCATCGCCGATCCCCGCCAAGTGGTCGCCGAATGGCGGGAGAAGGCCGACGCCAACCGCTGGTCCCTGCGCGAGACCGTCATCGCGCTCGGCCCCCAGCGCGGCCACGTCGGCACCCCGGAGGGCCTGGCCGACAAGTTCGCCCACTTCGTCCGGCACGGCGCCGTCGACGGCTTCAACGTCACGCCGTATCTGATCCCCGACGGCCTCGACGACATCGTCGACCACCTCGTCCCCGCACTCCAGGAACGCGGTGTCTACCGCACGGACTACACCGGTACGACCCTGCGCGAGCACCTGAACCTGCGCGCACCCCTCACCCACCGCACCGCCACGGCCTGA
- a CDS encoding SsgA family sporulation/cell division regulator — MTERTGGVPLRVGTTGFVALADDEGAIVAAELVYRPDDCLAVRLVLLGPDGMEVTWTFAWELLALGLMFPAGDGDITVRPAPGPLAGVEVILVSPSGARVWLPAEKAANFVRRVRKRVGRDVSGIAPALDLELAAITSGA; from the coding sequence GTGACGGAGCGCACGGGCGGTGTTCCGCTGCGGGTCGGCACGACCGGGTTCGTGGCGCTGGCGGACGACGAAGGAGCCATCGTCGCGGCGGAGTTGGTGTACCGGCCGGACGACTGTCTGGCGGTGCGCCTGGTGCTGCTCGGGCCCGACGGTATGGAGGTCACCTGGACCTTCGCCTGGGAACTGCTCGCGCTGGGGCTGATGTTCCCGGCGGGCGACGGGGACATCACCGTACGACCCGCGCCGGGGCCGCTCGCGGGCGTCGAGGTGATCCTCGTGTCACCGTCCGGCGCGCGCGTGTGGCTGCCCGCGGAGAAGGCAGCGAACTTTGTACGGAGGGTGCGGAAAAGAGTCGGTCGCGACGTCAGCGGTATAGCCCCGGCGCTCGACCTCGAACTGGCCGCGATCACGAGCGGGGCGTAG
- a CDS encoding DUF397 domain-containing protein — MKLHDGISCVVLSNGEGSSLMQNFTNGMSANHIPGTWVKSRMSEANGMCVELAALPRGGVAVRNSTDPGGPALIFTAEEMSAFLDGAKKGEFDGLGTLN, encoded by the coding sequence ATGAAATTGCATGACGGGATTTCATGCGTGGTTTTGTCGAACGGAGAGGGTTCGTCTCTGATGCAGAACTTCACGAACGGAATGTCCGCCAACCACATCCCGGGAACATGGGTGAAGAGCCGCATGTCCGAAGCGAACGGCATGTGCGTCGAGCTGGCCGCGCTGCCCCGCGGCGGAGTGGCCGTACGAAACTCGACCGATCCCGGCGGACCCGCGCTGATCTTTACCGCCGAGGAGATGAGCGCATTCCTCGACGGGGCGAAGAAAGGGGAGTTCGACGGTCTCGGTACTCTCAACTAG
- a CDS encoding IS5 family transposase, whose translation MTDRRAYPSDLSDARWELIEPVLSAWRFERRGRALDFGRPPRHDLREIMNAILYVDRTGCQWAYLPHDFPPWQSVYGYFAKWQKDGVFAQLNGLLRELVRQQEGRSAAPSAGVIDAQSVKTSTSVPAKSQGIDAGKKIVGRKRSIITDTLGLLLAVLVTAAGVQDSTAGRTLLEQAAADHPGLRKVWVDGGYRKHFVEHAATLGIDLEIVQRAPGTRGFTPIPKRWTVERTYGWLMLHRRLARDYETHPHRSEAMIHVAMTDLMARRLTAENTISWRDPTSVHQSRIHG comes from the coding sequence ATGACGGACCGCCGTGCGTATCCGAGTGACCTGTCCGATGCCCGCTGGGAGTTGATCGAGCCGGTGCTCTCCGCCTGGCGCTTCGAGCGCCGCGGCCGGGCCCTGGACTTCGGCCGGCCGCCACGGCATGACCTGCGCGAGATCATGAACGCGATCCTGTACGTGGACCGCACCGGCTGCCAGTGGGCCTACCTCCCGCACGACTTCCCGCCCTGGCAGTCGGTCTACGGCTACTTCGCCAAGTGGCAGAAGGACGGTGTCTTCGCCCAGCTCAACGGTCTGCTGCGGGAGTTGGTACGACAGCAGGAAGGCCGCAGTGCCGCCCCGTCCGCCGGCGTGATCGACGCGCAGAGCGTCAAGACCTCCACGAGTGTCCCCGCGAAAAGTCAGGGCATCGACGCGGGCAAGAAGATCGTAGGCCGCAAGCGCAGCATCATCACCGACACCCTCGGCCTGCTGCTGGCAGTCCTGGTCACGGCAGCGGGCGTCCAGGACTCCACAGCCGGACGCACCCTCCTGGAACAGGCCGCCGCCGACCATCCCGGCCTGCGCAAGGTCTGGGTCGACGGCGGCTACCGCAAGCACTTCGTCGAGCACGCCGCCACCCTCGGCATCGACCTCGAAATCGTCCAACGCGCCCCCGGGACCAGGGGATTCACCCCGATCCCGAAACGCTGGACCGTCGAGCGGACCTACGGCTGGCTAATGCTGCACCGCCGCCTGGCCCGTGACTACGAAACCCACCCGCACCGCTCCGAAGCCATGATCCACGTCGCCATGACCGACCTGATGGCCCGCCGCCTCACTGCAGAGAACACCATCTCCTGGCGAGACCCGACATCAGTACACCAAAGCCGCATCCATGGATGA
- a CDS encoding DUF1684 domain-containing protein, giving the protein MTVDLTTTDLQAFTQDWLEWYRGQEERLAAPHGFLAITGLHWLDDRPQRFPDAPGAWWTDADGVAVALGEGEELVVDGTPVRGEHRFGVLPERGGVNAVWGDAVIEVAKRGGNDIVRPRHPDAPLRTGFAGTPAYAPDPRWVVRGRYTTFETPRPTTVGAAVEGLEHVYDAPGRVEFELDGQSLALTAFPGRGPGGLLVLFTDATSGVTTYAANRALALAPPDADGTVVLDFNRATNLPCAYTDLATCPLPPAENRLQVSIEAGQKTPRERGGVA; this is encoded by the coding sequence ATGACCGTTGACCTGACCACGACCGACCTCCAGGCCTTCACCCAGGACTGGCTGGAGTGGTACCGCGGGCAGGAGGAACGACTCGCCGCTCCGCACGGATTCCTGGCGATCACCGGGCTGCACTGGCTCGACGACCGGCCGCAGCGCTTCCCGGACGCGCCCGGCGCCTGGTGGACCGACGCCGACGGGGTCGCCGTAGCCCTCGGCGAGGGTGAGGAACTCGTCGTGGACGGAACGCCGGTGCGGGGTGAGCACCGCTTCGGTGTGCTGCCCGAGCGGGGCGGGGTGAACGCGGTCTGGGGAGATGCCGTGATCGAGGTGGCCAAGCGGGGCGGCAACGACATCGTGCGGCCCCGGCATCCGGACGCGCCGCTGCGCACCGGCTTCGCCGGTACGCCCGCCTACGCGCCGGATCCCCGCTGGGTGGTCCGGGGACGGTACACGACCTTCGAGACGCCGCGTCCGACGACCGTGGGCGCGGCGGTCGAGGGGCTGGAGCACGTGTACGACGCGCCGGGCCGGGTCGAGTTCGAGCTGGACGGGCAGTCGCTGGCCCTGACCGCGTTCCCCGGACGGGGGCCGGGCGGACTGCTGGTCCTCTTCACCGACGCCACCTCCGGGGTGACCACGTACGCCGCGAACCGGGCCCTCGCGCTGGCCCCGCCCGACGCCGACGGCACGGTCGTCCTGGACTTCAACCGCGCGACGAACCTGCCCTGCGCCTACACCGATCTGGCCACCTGCCCGTTGCCGCCGGCGGAGAACCGGCTGCAAGTGTCCATCGAGGCCGGGCAGAAGACACCCCGTGAGCGGGGAGGAGTGGCCTGA
- a CDS encoding alpha/beta hydrolase: MELSQHSLHFTAETSSNGVLVRDFAVGEVTGALWSPAAAASVRAPLVLMGHGGGNHSKAPAMAGRAERLVNGGGFHVATIDAPGHGDRPRTPHDEREIALMQRKMAAGEPVGEIVVRYNAHLAERAVPEWLATLDALQELPEIGAGGPVGYYGLNMGTAIGVPLTAAEPRITAAVLGLFWYDESLAESARRITVPIEFALQWDDEHIPRPTGLALFDAFASKEKSLHVNSGGHKELPRFEADSAVRFFARHLTVNGLTV, translated from the coding sequence ATGGAACTCTCCCAGCATTCACTGCACTTCACCGCTGAGACATCGTCGAACGGTGTCCTCGTCCGCGACTTCGCCGTCGGCGAGGTCACCGGCGCGCTCTGGTCGCCTGCGGCCGCCGCCTCTGTACGCGCTCCCTTGGTCCTGATGGGCCACGGCGGCGGCAACCACAGCAAGGCACCGGCCATGGCGGGCCGTGCGGAGCGCCTCGTGAACGGCGGCGGCTTCCACGTCGCCACCATCGACGCCCCCGGCCACGGCGACCGACCGCGCACACCGCACGACGAGCGCGAAATCGCCCTGATGCAACGGAAGATGGCGGCGGGCGAACCGGTCGGCGAGATCGTCGTCCGCTACAACGCCCACCTCGCGGAGCGTGCCGTACCGGAGTGGCTGGCGACCCTGGACGCCCTCCAGGAACTCCCGGAGATCGGCGCCGGAGGACCCGTCGGCTACTACGGCCTCAACATGGGCACCGCGATCGGGGTACCGCTGACGGCGGCTGAACCCCGCATCACCGCCGCGGTGTTGGGCCTCTTCTGGTACGACGAGTCCCTCGCCGAGTCGGCGCGGCGGATCACGGTACCGATCGAGTTCGCGCTCCAGTGGGACGACGAGCACATCCCGCGCCCGACGGGTCTCGCGTTGTTCGACGCCTTCGCCTCGAAGGAGAAGTCGTTGCACGTCAACTCGGGCGGCCACAAGGAGCTGCCCAGGTTCGAGGCGGACAGCGCGGTCCGTTTCTTCGCCCGGCACCTGACCGTCAACGGCCTTACGGTGTAA
- a CDS encoding DUF5133 domain-containing protein codes for MIVPNPAVLQQAVDRYLALAADADMAVAVPLQNAAYTLCVLTGTRTVEEAMAAVRLLDSPGASHGRRTFSASSGESAPGERELVS; via the coding sequence GTGATCGTGCCGAACCCGGCAGTACTGCAACAGGCGGTCGACCGTTATCTGGCGCTCGCGGCCGACGCGGACATGGCCGTCGCCGTCCCCCTCCAGAACGCCGCTTACACCCTGTGCGTGCTGACCGGCACCCGCACGGTGGAGGAGGCCATGGCGGCCGTACGCCTCCTGGACTCCCCCGGTGCCTCACACGGGCGGCGGACGTTCAGCGCCTCCTCGGGCGAAAGCGCGCCCGGGGAAAGGGAGTTGGTGTCGTGA
- a CDS encoding 4-hydroxybenzoate 3-monooxygenase, giving the protein MTDSVRELSEPPESTTVVVIGAGPAGLTVANLLRRGGIDCVVLERRTREYVAQRQRAGIVETRAVRMFDSWGLADRVLGGVPHDGILELRVDGETHLVNDYDGSEGPTARLCPQQMLVQKLTAAYLEDGGDLRFEAADVSLHDLTGDHPTVRYRTADGGLRTITCSFVAGCDGDHGVSRGAVPDGALTPYAFDHGIGWLTVMADAPPPAHPLLAVSPQGFAAHFPRGPYASRYYLQCPPDDRPDAWSDTRVWDALRTRLGDPALVSGPITDREIFRLRSLVHDPMQYGRLFLVGDAAHIVSPMGGKGMNLALYDADLFARAVRDAVRDQDDTALRTYSERCLRRVWSDQEFSHWMTRMLHDAGDATNSGPFHRSLARARLDRLFTSAAAAGAFSELMTGMDFGEGAGPQPR; this is encoded by the coding sequence GTGACGGACAGCGTGCGGGAGTTGAGCGAGCCGCCGGAATCGACGACCGTGGTGGTGATCGGCGCGGGCCCGGCCGGACTCACTGTCGCGAACCTGTTGCGGCGCGGCGGGATCGACTGCGTCGTCCTGGAACGGCGGACCCGCGAGTACGTGGCACAGCGCCAGCGGGCCGGCATCGTCGAGACCCGCGCCGTGCGCATGTTCGACTCCTGGGGCCTGGCCGACCGCGTCCTGGGCGGCGTCCCGCACGACGGCATCCTGGAGCTCCGGGTCGACGGCGAGACGCATCTCGTGAACGACTACGACGGCTCCGAGGGTCCTACGGCCCGCCTCTGCCCCCAGCAGATGCTGGTCCAGAAGCTCACCGCCGCGTACCTGGAGGACGGCGGAGACCTGCGCTTCGAGGCCGCCGACGTCTCCCTGCACGACCTCACCGGGGACCATCCCACCGTCCGCTACCGCACGGCGGACGGCGGTCTCCGTACGATCACCTGCTCCTTCGTCGCGGGCTGCGACGGCGACCACGGCGTCAGCCGCGGCGCGGTCCCCGACGGAGCGCTCACGCCGTACGCCTTCGATCACGGGATCGGCTGGCTGACGGTCATGGCCGACGCGCCGCCGCCCGCCCACCCGCTCCTGGCCGTCAGCCCGCAGGGCTTCGCCGCGCACTTCCCGCGCGGCCCGTACGCCAGCCGCTACTACCTCCAGTGCCCGCCGGACGACCGTCCCGACGCGTGGTCCGACACCCGTGTCTGGGACGCGCTGCGCACCCGGCTCGGCGACCCGGCCCTCGTCTCCGGCCCGATCACCGACCGCGAGATCTTCCGGCTCCGCAGCCTGGTCCACGACCCGATGCAGTACGGCCGTCTCTTCCTCGTCGGCGACGCGGCACACATCGTCTCGCCGATGGGCGGCAAGGGGATGAACCTCGCTCTCTACGACGCCGACCTCTTCGCCCGGGCCGTACGGGACGCCGTCCGCGACCAGGACGACACCGCGCTGCGCACCTACTCGGAGCGGTGTCTGCGCCGCGTCTGGAGCGACCAGGAGTTCTCGCACTGGATGACGCGGATGCTGCACGACGCCGGTGATGCCACCAACTCCGGTCCCTTTCACCGTAGTTTGGCCCGCGCCCGGCTCGACCGGCTCTTCACGTCCGCTGCCGCGGCCGGCGCCTTCTCCGAACTCATGACGGGCATGGACTTCGGAGAGGGCGCCGGGCCGCAGCCGCGTTGA
- a CDS encoding LLM class flavin-dependent oxidoreductase, which translates to MSGPALRLALEIDGDGAHPAAWRRAAHSPDQLLSPRRVARVAAAAENAGFTLLTLDDGALPPGTGPDVVGRIGAVERAAFIAASTSVVGIAPVVPLTYAEPFHVSSQLASLDHISIGRAGWVVSEEARPEAASVWGRPLVDGTVARARESRDGVEVVRELWDSWEDDAVIRSVATSRYLDRDRLHYVDFTGDTYTVKGPAIVPRPPQGQLVVLGSPERVPADQLDVAFVEGRDLTAVTASASAAGTPRTFAEVEVALDTAHATAEERVEDLERHGSWSDRGRLRHIGSAAGLAVLLRELRGVVDGVRLHPLVLDEDLPEVSRLVLPHLFERRDAVRPLAGASLRTHLGLDRPANRYAVAAAAQEDVR; encoded by the coding sequence ATGTCCGGCCCCGCCCTGCGGCTCGCCCTCGAAATCGACGGCGACGGCGCCCATCCCGCGGCCTGGCGCCGCGCCGCCCACTCTCCCGACCAGCTGTTGAGCCCGCGCCGGGTGGCCCGTGTCGCCGCCGCCGCGGAGAACGCCGGGTTCACCCTGCTCACCCTGGACGACGGCGCGCTCCCGCCCGGTACCGGCCCCGACGTGGTCGGCCGGATCGGCGCGGTGGAGCGGGCCGCGTTCATCGCCGCGTCGACGAGTGTCGTCGGCATCGCGCCGGTCGTGCCGCTCACCTACGCCGAACCCTTCCACGTATCAAGCCAGTTGGCGTCCCTGGACCACATCTCCATCGGACGCGCCGGGTGGGTGGTGAGCGAGGAGGCGCGGCCCGAGGCGGCCTCAGTGTGGGGGCGCCCGCTCGTCGACGGGACCGTGGCCCGCGCCCGTGAGTCGCGTGACGGGGTCGAGGTGGTCCGCGAGCTGTGGGACTCCTGGGAGGACGACGCGGTCATCCGCTCCGTCGCCACCAGCCGCTACCTCGACCGCGACCGGCTGCACTACGTCGACTTCACCGGCGACACCTACACGGTGAAGGGCCCGGCGATCGTGCCACGTCCACCACAGGGCCAACTCGTCGTGCTCGGCAGCCCGGAGCGCGTCCCCGCCGACCAACTCGACGTGGCCTTCGTCGAGGGCCGTGACCTCACCGCCGTCACCGCGAGCGCGTCCGCCGCCGGAACACCGCGCACCTTCGCCGAGGTCGAAGTCGCCCTCGACACCGCCCACGCCACGGCCGAGGAACGCGTCGAGGATCTTGAGCGGCACGGGTCTTGGAGCGACCGGGGACGCCTGCGCCACATCGGCTCCGCCGCCGGACTCGCCGTGCTGCTGCGGGAGTTGAGGGGCGTGGTGGACGGAGTGCGCCTGCACCCGCTGGTGTTGGACGAGGATCTCCCGGAAGTGTCCCGGCTCGTCCTGCCCCATCTCTTCGAACGACGGGACGCCGTACGCCCGTTGGCCGGCGCGTCCCTGCGCACCCACCTGGGCCTGGACCGGCCCGCCAACCGCTACGCCGTCGCGGCAGCCGCGCAGGAGGACGTCCGATGA
- a CDS encoding MMPL family transporter encodes MFRRIGTGVVRHPVWTIVAWLIAAVAIVATAPGLPSNSDESSFLPKSYESIKAADLQVKAFPSAFTPSAIALYQRTDGGKLTAADKKDVSRITTELGKKHIDQVQKVVPGPPSKDGRYTMTLVQMDSKKAGQPVQADAAKVLRDDVKQLAKGTDLDVKLGGSAAQALDQQDSSKRGEALIGIGTFLIILVTLLIIFRAPILAFLPLVLIGVVASIANGLIAYATKLFGLQANSSVSSILIVVLFGVGTDYFLFLMFRYRERLRAGDEPKQAMVNAVARVGEAIASAAGAVIIAFLALVLSTLGFLKQMGPALAISVTVTLIAGLTLIPAVVSLIGPKVFWPSKSWQQEPQNARFAALGRGVQRRPALTAALSGLVLVALSLGTLGYKATFDLASGSMPKTKESMVVQDEMQKAYSAGAAAPTDVYLSSTDGKPLDRSAFTAYAEKLGAVDGVANARMSQVNKDGTTADFTVTLKYEASTEKAIDAVGRVRDVAHSSAPDGTEALVGGMSSIYKDINAAVNHDYRTVFPVAALLIMLILGLLLRSVVAPWYLIASVGLGFGATLGATVWIFQDAQGHPGLMFMLPVIMYLFVVAIGTDYNILMIARLREEAREGRDPREAASMALRHAGPTVAAAGFILAATFATMMLAGNALLTEMGFAVSFGIAVAAFVMAMFFTPSLTALIGHAAWWPGHADRAQETPGSTGSDTSGPASGTGDQDSVSHGQAGRRN; translated from the coding sequence ATGTTTCGACGTATAGGCACCGGGGTCGTCAGACATCCCGTCTGGACCATCGTGGCCTGGCTGATCGCCGCGGTGGCGATCGTCGCCACCGCGCCCGGCCTGCCCTCCAACAGTGACGAGAGCAGTTTCCTGCCCAAGAGTTACGAGTCCATCAAAGCGGCGGATCTGCAGGTGAAGGCGTTCCCCAGCGCCTTCACGCCGTCCGCGATCGCGCTGTACCAGCGCACCGACGGCGGCAAGCTGACCGCCGCCGACAAGAAGGATGTCTCCCGGATCACGACCGAGCTGGGCAAGAAGCACATCGACCAGGTGCAGAAGGTGGTCCCCGGCCCGCCGTCCAAGGACGGCAGGTACACCATGACCCTGGTTCAGATGGACAGCAAGAAGGCCGGTCAGCCGGTGCAGGCGGACGCCGCGAAGGTGTTGCGCGACGACGTCAAGCAGCTGGCCAAGGGCACGGACCTCGATGTGAAGCTGGGCGGTTCCGCCGCGCAGGCCCTCGACCAGCAGGACTCCTCGAAGCGCGGCGAGGCGCTGATCGGCATCGGGACCTTCCTCATCATCCTGGTGACCCTGCTGATCATCTTCCGGGCGCCGATCCTCGCGTTCCTTCCCCTGGTCCTGATCGGTGTGGTGGCGTCCATCGCCAACGGCCTGATCGCGTACGCCACAAAGCTGTTCGGTCTCCAGGCCAACAGTTCCGTCTCGTCGATCCTGATCGTCGTGCTGTTCGGCGTGGGCACGGACTACTTCCTGTTCCTGATGTTCCGGTACCGGGAACGGCTGCGGGCGGGTGACGAGCCGAAGCAGGCCATGGTCAACGCGGTCGCCCGGGTCGGCGAGGCCATCGCCTCGGCCGCCGGCGCGGTCATCATCGCGTTCCTCGCACTGGTGCTGTCCACGCTGGGCTTCCTCAAGCAGATGGGTCCGGCGCTGGCCATCTCGGTCACCGTCACCCTGATCGCGGGCCTGACCCTGATCCCGGCCGTGGTGTCGCTGATCGGGCCGAAGGTCTTCTGGCCCTCCAAGTCCTGGCAACAGGAGCCGCAGAACGCCCGGTTCGCCGCCCTCGGCCGCGGTGTGCAGCGCCGCCCCGCGCTGACGGCCGCGCTCTCCGGGCTCGTCCTCGTCGCGCTGTCGCTGGGCACCCTCGGCTACAAGGCCACCTTCGACCTGGCCTCGGGTTCCATGCCCAAGACCAAGGAGTCGATGGTCGTCCAGGACGAGATGCAGAAGGCGTACTCGGCGGGCGCCGCGGCCCCCACCGACGTCTACCTCTCCAGCACCGACGGCAAGCCGCTCGACAGGTCCGCCTTCACCGCCTACGCGGAGAAGCTCGGTGCCGTCGACGGTGTCGCGAACGCCCGGATGAGCCAGGTCAACAAGGACGGCACCACGGCGGACTTCACCGTCACGCTGAAGTACGAGGCGTCCACGGAGAAGGCGATCGACGCCGTGGGCCGGGTGCGGGACGTCGCGCACTCCTCGGCGCCCGACGGCACCGAGGCGCTGGTCGGCGGCATGTCCTCGATCTACAAGGACATCAACGCGGCGGTCAACCACGACTACCGGACCGTGTTCCCCGTCGCCGCCCTGCTGATCATGCTGATCCTGGGACTGCTCCTGCGCAGTGTGGTCGCACCGTGGTACCTCATCGCCTCGGTGGGACTCGGCTTCGGCGCGACTCTCGGCGCGACCGTCTGGATCTTCCAGGACGCTCAGGGACACCCGGGGCTGATGTTCATGCTCCCGGTGATCATGTATCTCTTCGTGGTCGCCATCGGCACGGACTACAACATCCTCATGATCGCCCGGCTCCGCGAGGAGGCCCGCGAGGGCCGCGATCCGCGCGAGGCGGCGAGCATGGCGCTACGGCACGCGGGACCGACCGTGGCCGCGGCCGGTTTCATCCTCGCGGCGACCTTCGCCACGATGATGCTGGCCGGCAACGCGTTGCTCACGGAGATGGGTTTCGCGGTCTCCTTCGGCATCGCCGTCGCCGCCTTCGTCATGGCGATGTTCTTCACGCCGAGCCTCACCGCCCTGATCGGCCACGCCGCCTGGTGGCCGGGCCACGCCGACCGCGCCCAGGAAACCCCGGGCAGCACCGGTTCCGACACCTCCGGGCCGGCCTCCGGCACAGGGGACCAGGACTCGGTCAGCCACGGTCAGGCAGGCCGTCGCAACTAG
- a CDS encoding helix-turn-helix transcriptional regulator yields MLRIHFTSEDLQSIRVARQPHALWELVCGVCRLDARQGALEFGHWRRSVREGLAKDPRARRALLPLQTLIPPVGYIPDFLTPSVTGGGLAVGLDQVRATSRTRLTSELSRLAESRPLPSWVSTLDRPGAKALGTLARALELSCKTLLEPYWPRIQTAVGDDVELRTRALLDGGTSALLNALRPHARWHAPVLEVDYPVDRELHLEGRGLLLIPSYFCWRRPTALADPTLGPVLVYPVAKQPLEIVRASRDGLERLLGRTRTVVLADLASHGARTTSEVATAANIALPSASYQLGVLRDGGLIASHRQGQFVRHSATPLGLRLLDER; encoded by the coding sequence ATGCTCCGTATCCACTTCACCTCTGAGGACCTGCAGAGCATCCGGGTGGCCCGCCAGCCCCACGCTCTCTGGGAACTCGTGTGCGGTGTCTGCCGGTTGGACGCGCGGCAAGGGGCGCTGGAGTTCGGGCACTGGCGCCGGTCGGTGCGCGAGGGGCTCGCGAAGGATCCGCGGGCCAGGCGGGCCCTGTTGCCCTTACAGACGTTGATTCCTCCGGTGGGGTACATCCCCGACTTCCTCACGCCGTCGGTCACGGGCGGCGGGCTGGCCGTCGGCCTCGACCAGGTGCGGGCCACCTCCCGCACTCGACTGACCAGTGAGCTGTCCCGGCTCGCCGAGTCGCGTCCGCTGCCGTCCTGGGTGTCCACCCTCGACAGACCGGGCGCCAAGGCCCTGGGGACGTTGGCGCGGGCCCTGGAGCTGTCCTGCAAGACGCTGCTCGAACCGTACTGGCCCCGCATCCAGACGGCCGTCGGCGACGACGTCGAGCTGCGGACGCGCGCGCTCCTCGACGGCGGCACCTCCGCGCTGCTCAACGCGCTGCGCCCGCACGCCCGTTGGCACGCTCCGGTCCTCGAGGTGGACTATCCCGTCGACCGCGAGCTGCACCTTGAGGGGCGTGGTCTGCTGCTCATCCCGTCGTACTTCTGCTGGCGCAGGCCGACCGCCCTGGCGGACCCCACGCTCGGGCCGGTGCTCGTCTACCCGGTCGCCAAACAGCCTCTGGAGATCGTCCGGGCGAGCAGGGACGGGCTGGAGCGGCTGCTGGGCCGCACCCGGACGGTCGTCCTGGCGGATCTGGCCAGCCACGGAGCGCGTACGACGTCCGAGGTGGCGACGGCGGCCAACATCGCGCTGCCCAGCGCCAGTTACCAGCTCGGCGTGCTGCGCGACGGAGGCCTGATCGCCAGCCACCGCCAGGGCCAGTTCGTACGGCACTCCGCAACTCCGCTGGGCCTGCGCCTGCTTGACGAGCGGTGA